From the genome of Bicyclus anynana chromosome 20, ilBicAnyn1.1, whole genome shotgun sequence, one region includes:
- the LOC112047041 gene encoding uncharacterized protein LOC112047041 yields MKLVIACVAVLFLASALAKPGKKKKPSIADSFIEAGFVELLNISAPTTMLQVTFNDGEIEMNMGNYIRPDLAVDPEIGGCEEESERYMTFMYGDANYDNADPEENPECIRTLLLGLKVNVKDLCDPESGDVLAKTISHSPRPGSGEHAYFIYVLEQKEWIDASCLNYEEKRINFPVANFVAENNLCDPEAGNYYLTSYPDVEEVCEEICEEQNQENQYYKYKSKRN; encoded by the exons AGAAGCCGAGCATAGCTGATAGCTTCATAGAGGCTGGTTTCGTAGAACTTCTCAACATATCGGCACCAACAACCATGCTTCAA gTTACATTCAACGACGGCGAAATTGAAATGAACATGGGAAATTACATACGTCCAGATTTAGCAGTAGACCCGGAGATAGGCGGTTGCGAAGAGGAGTCCGAGCGTTACATGACATTTATGTATGGCG ATGCTAACTACGATAACGCTGATCCTGAAGAAAACCCAGAATGTATAAGGACCTTGCTACTGGGATTAAAGGTCAATGTGAAAGACTTATGCGACCCAGAATCTGGTGATGTATTAGCGAAGACCATATCCCACAGTCCACGACCTGGGTCCGGCGAGCACGCTTACTTTATCTATGTCCTTGAGCAAAAGGAATGGATAGATGCCTCATGCCTGAA cTACGAAGAAAAACGGATCAACTTCCCGGTCGCAAATTTCGTGGCAGAGAACAACCTCTGTGATCCTGAAGCCGGCAATTACTACCTGACTTCCTACCCTGACGTAGAAGAAGTTTGTGAGGAAATTTGCGAGGAACAAAATCAAGAGAATCAATACTACAAATACAAATCAAAAAGAAATTGA